The window CTGTAATGGTTTTAGTTTCGACTTCTGGAAAGTTTATTTGCACTCTATTTACTAAGTCTTGTAATCTAGAACCACTAGTAAACTGACTAACAACAGTTAAAGCTTTTTGTAATACTTGGTGTAAAAAGTGATTGCTATCATATACTTGATGTGTAGTATAAAAACGTTCTTTATGCACTATATTTTTTCTAATATGACCAGCAAATTCTAATTTTCCTTTTAAAGCTTTTGTATTATTGGTTTGCTTTCTATATTTTTTAATTAATCCTTTTCTAACTAAACTTTCTACTTCTAGTAAATACAATTCAAAATATACTTCTAATAAATTTAGGTGTTGCCTTTTTACATGAGCAGCACCAGAAGACTCTGCTTTAAGCTTACCACAAGCCTGTAACATTTTTAATAATACACCTTTCCATTTATTATCAGCATCCTCTTTATCCGCTTTTGGGTGTATCTCAATTGTTAAACCATCCACTTGAATAACACCAACGTACTGATTAAACTTGATGCCTTTAGCAATAGGCTCAAAGTAATTACCATCGTGGTATTCATTCAGTTTTAAAAGTGCATCTAAATGCGTTTGTTTAAAACCTTTTTCACCAATACACAATCGTTGATGCTCAAAAACAGCTATGTTATTACGTTTTGTCAATTAATTTTCAAGTATTTCTTTTTTACCAAGTAATTCGGAAACTGCATCCATAATAGTATCTGCATTTACTAGGTTTAGTTTATAACTAGGTATTTTAAAATCGTTTGCATTTTCATAATCAAAACTTGCAAAATCGACTTTATCATTCTTTATTTTTTCAATAAATCCTTTTCCAAGCACTAAACCAATTTTACCATAATCCCCATAAAAGTATTCTTGTAATAATGGTACTATTTTATTGTTAAAAGCATTTGCTAATTTTTTAGTAGAATCAACATTTACAAAGTAAGAATGTCCAATAGTATGATCTCTATCTATTAATAATTCTATACGTAGATTAATGGCTTCTAATATTCCTGACAGCTCAACATCCTCTACATATTCATTTTCAATAACACTATAATCAGGCATCATTTCTTTAAATTCAAACCTACGACGTAAAGCTGTATCTAAGGCTTCTACACTTCTGTCAGCAGTATTCATGGTGCCATAAATATCTAGGTTTGATGGTACACTAAATTCTTTTTTAGAGTAAGGTAATTTAATGCTTAATTCATTCTTAGCGCCTTTTCGCTTATCCACTTCAATAAGTGTAATTAGTTCTCCAAAAATAGCAGAGACATTTCCTCTATTTATTTCATCTATAAAAATAGCATATCTATTATCTGGATCGTTTTTAGCTCTAATGCATAATTCTTTAAACACACCATTCTCTATTCGATACCCTAAATTTGTGGTTTCCTCTCCTTCTTCTGGAGAAATTGGTTTTATACCTTCTATAAAATCTTCGTAAGCAAAAGATTGGTGAAAAGTTACAAAGTCATAGTTTTTAATTTCTTTTTGAGGACTAATATTAAAGTCATTTACATCTTTTAAAATATCCAATATTTCTGGGCTTTGTTCTTTTACCTCATCCGATAACAATTGCCATGTTTTGTTTTTATTCTTATCGAAAATTAATGGATTCTGACGTTGCTTATAAGCTACGTTTTCAGATTCTTCAATAGTATGCATCTGTAAAGTTCCCCATAATGTTGCTCTTACATTTTTAGATTCAGAAAGTGCTGC is drawn from Lacinutrix sp. WUR7 and contains these coding sequences:
- a CDS encoding McrC family protein yields the protein MTKRNNIAVFEHQRLCIGEKGFKQTHLDALLKLNEYHDGNYFEPIAKGIKFNQYVGVIQVDGLTIEIHPKADKEDADNKWKGVLLKMLQACGKLKAESSGAAHVKRQHLNLLEVYFELYLLEVESLVRKGLIKKYRKQTNNTKALKGKLEFAGHIRKNIVHKERFYTTHQVYDSNHFLHQVLQKALTVVSQFTSGSRLQDLVNRVQINFPEVETKTITAKQLNAIQLNRKTNSYGYALELARLIILNYSPDITSGKEKMLSLLFDMNELWETYILKQLQKACEGTNMEVSGQESKSFWGSNSLRPDIVLRQGKKTFIIDTKWKRPQKSSASVSDLRQMYTYCRFWDAEKAMLLYPGDYAENKFKSYLTDDYSKHVSDETSEIDHQCKMGFVSVLDGDGSLDNSIGKSILQITGLNLTK